From the genome of Muricauda sp. SCSIO 64092, one region includes:
- a CDS encoding type IV pili methyl-accepting chemotaxis transducer N-terminal domain-containing protein encodes MQQTEEKNTNGLHRSLDTETFLRVRKWYLTALAAIALTVIIAQVLIQQHLDSQLDDSRVINVAGRQRAYSQKLVKEALQLSTISASALEKEKVLQELKTTLYVWKVSHEGLQNGNDSIGLPKEENALILALFQDVSPHHTAMVASANEILEAFGSTNDSLPPNIEPQLQRILSNEKQFLQKMDAIVNAYDAISKQQLQQLKLKEYILLGVSLLILLLEVLFIFRPLSIQIRETIANLLQGRIQSEEDNKKIKKIFKEKEESLRELQELNFAIDNAALFASIRMDGNVVFISKKFLNLLGERKLIGNAHLSEILTQDEGQQQYLREILSSRSKNIRTEEIEITTKTNERIWLDMSIIPIYQSREKQSILILCSDITERKKHQDKIEQLTKQNYEDLMQQKQLQASQIVAGQEEERKRIAKDIHDGIGQMLTALKFNIESIDSKQQEKTEEKITYLKELASELIKGVRTATFNLTPPELGDHGIFPALQKMTRELSKLTGKNILFENKVKDAIRFDSLAETNIYRVTQEAVNNAIKYADSNYILVTLNLTDDLLSVVIDDDGKGFDPTTLKGAPKNNSEGGMGVFFMKERIGYINGRLFFNSAPNEGTRVTINYRLNQKKEMVDGTE; translated from the coding sequence ATGCAACAGACCGAAGAAAAGAACACAAACGGATTACATCGCAGCTTGGATACGGAAACGTTTCTGCGCGTTCGTAAGTGGTATTTGACGGCATTGGCGGCAATTGCCCTAACGGTAATTATTGCCCAAGTATTGATCCAACAACACTTGGATTCCCAATTGGATGATTCACGGGTGATCAATGTAGCGGGGCGACAACGCGCCTATAGTCAAAAATTGGTCAAAGAGGCACTTCAGTTAAGTACAATTTCGGCGTCAGCGCTCGAAAAGGAAAAGGTGTTACAGGAGTTAAAAACCACGCTTTATGTGTGGAAAGTATCACATGAAGGGCTACAAAACGGCAATGATAGTATTGGGTTGCCCAAGGAGGAAAATGCTTTGATACTGGCACTTTTTCAGGATGTGTCGCCCCACCATACGGCCATGGTCGCCTCGGCCAATGAAATTTTGGAAGCTTTTGGCTCAACAAACGATTCCCTGCCCCCAAATATTGAGCCCCAACTCCAAAGAATTTTATCCAACGAGAAACAGTTTCTTCAAAAAATGGATGCCATCGTGAATGCGTATGATGCCATCAGCAAACAGCAATTACAGCAACTGAAGTTGAAAGAGTATATTTTGCTGGGGGTTTCACTTTTGATACTATTGCTGGAGGTGCTTTTTATTTTTAGGCCGCTGTCCATTCAGATACGGGAAACGATAGCCAATTTATTGCAAGGACGGATCCAGTCCGAAGAGGACAATAAAAAGATTAAAAAAATCTTCAAGGAGAAGGAAGAATCCCTCCGGGAACTTCAGGAACTCAATTTTGCGATTGATAATGCAGCACTTTTTGCAAGCATACGAATGGATGGTAATGTAGTATTTATAAGCAAAAAGTTTTTGAACCTATTGGGGGAACGAAAGTTGATAGGAAATGCCCATCTTTCAGAAATCTTGACACAAGACGAAGGGCAACAACAGTATCTACGTGAAATTTTGAGCTCAAGAAGCAAAAACATCCGCACCGAGGAAATCGAAATAACCACGAAAACCAATGAACGTATTTGGTTGGATATGTCCATAATCCCCATTTATCAATCACGTGAGAAGCAGAGCATTCTTATTTTGTGCTCGGACATCACGGAACGCAAAAAACATCAGGATAAAATTGAACAATTGACCAAGCAAAACTATGAGGACCTTATGCAGCAGAAACAGCTTCAAGCGAGCCAAATAGTAGCGGGACAAGAAGAAGAACGCAAGCGCATTGCCAAAGATATCCATGATGGCATTGGGCAAATGCTTACCGCATTAAAATTCAATATTGAGTCCATCGATTCCAAGCAGCAGGAAAAAACCGAGGAAAAAATCACCTATTTAAAGGAGTTGGCCTCGGAACTGATCAAAGGGGTAAGAACCGCCACCTTCAACCTCACCCCACCGGAATTGGGTGACCATGGGATTTTCCCTGCCTTGCAGAAAATGACCCGGGAACTCAGCAAACTTACTGGTAAAAACATCCTATTTGAGAACAAGGTGAAGGATGCCATTCGATTTGACTCGCTGGCAGAGACCAACATTTATCGCGTTACCCAAGAAGCAGTCAATAATGCCATTAAATATGCGGATTCCAATTATATTTTGGTCACGTTGAATTTGACCGATGATTTATTGAGCGTTGTAATTGATGATGATGGCAAAGGATTTGACCCAACTACATTAAAAGGGGCTCCAAAGAACAATAGCGAAGGGGGTATGGGCGTATTCTTTATGAAAGAACGCATTGGGTACATCAACGGGCGATTGTTTTTTAACTCTGCACCAAACGAAGGAACCCGGGTTACCATCAACTATAGATTAAACCAAAAAAAGGAAATGGTCGATGGAACGGAATGA
- a CDS encoding bifunctional precorrin-2 dehydrogenase/sirohydrochlorin ferrochelatase, which translates to MERNELYPVFLKVSDLNVLIVGGGYVAEEKLTFLLKSSPNARVEMISPMYREGTIALAERHNITMTKGNYRRRLLKNKHIVIATTNVPKINEKVYNDCRKRAILVNVADNPPLCDFYMGGIVTKGNVKIAISTNGKSPTTAKRLRQFFEDVLPEKVDDLVKNLNTYRKTLKGGFEEKVATLNELTKGLVQQKDADEN; encoded by the coding sequence ATGGAACGGAATGAACTCTATCCCGTCTTTTTAAAGGTAAGTGACCTTAACGTACTTATTGTTGGCGGCGGATATGTCGCCGAGGAAAAGTTGACTTTTTTATTAAAATCCAGTCCAAACGCAAGGGTGGAAATGATTTCACCTATGTATCGGGAAGGAACAATTGCCCTGGCGGAAAGGCACAATATAACAATGACCAAGGGCAACTACCGGAGACGTTTGCTGAAAAACAAACACATTGTCATTGCCACTACGAACGTGCCCAAAATCAACGAAAAGGTCTACAATGATTGTAGAAAGCGGGCCATTTTGGTCAATGTTGCGGACAATCCGCCCTTATGCGATTTTTATATGGGCGGTATTGTGACCAAAGGCAATGTTAAAATAGCCATATCCACCAATGGAAAGTCACCGACCACTGCAAAAAGGTTACGCCAATTCTTTGAAGATGTGCTCCCGGAAAAGGTGGATGACCTGGTTAAAAACCTCAACACATATCGGAAAACCCTTAAGGGTGGCTTTGAGGAAAAAGTAGCGACCTTAAATGAACTTACCAAAGGGTTGGTACAACAAAAGGATGCTGATGAAAATTAG
- a CDS encoding sigma 54-interacting transcriptional regulator yields the protein MSEDIPFQVFREQFFKNLPYKIMWMDESGKIIYANSKFLKRLGYTRKEVEKLSIFDINPTSTQDSWQTHWQKVREEGVYSFKAVHQTKKGEFYDVEISSHFFSNNGKEIIAAIVNDISESSFYKNLLNHAERMANVGGWKLNLQDGSLVVTKQALEIFETDNKEDLLPGKVIHLFQESEELKTLLSKAIRNGASYDVVLTINGVAGHSKYVRCVTEPIVQKDKIVKIIGTYQDVTPQKEHELGLKLYKEIIDNAPDLIYIWDIHGKLLQYNEAVPKNLGYAKSELNDFYIYDLDEKITPEWWREHFMELIEKKVLNLDWLITRKDFTKFPASITANHLTYQGQNLNCAIIRDVTQKNKRDKALFEALEEIKSLKTQLEIENEYLKEEIKQEVNFDNIICQSDEYREVLEKVNQVAPTDTTVLITGESGTGKELLARAVHDNSQRKEKPLIKVNAATLPSELIESELFGHKKGAFTGATENKVGKFSLADGGTIFLDEIGELPLDLQPKLLRVIQEGEFDLLGGTKTEKVNVRIVAATNRNLEKMVKDGKFREDLFYRLNVFPIHNIPLRERKDDIPLLAQYFLKKYSARAGKSFKRLSKKTIAALMNYTFPGNIRELENLIERAVIIENGTILNPGTWIPNGGAAEFKEDLKSFEAMQRDYIIKVLEKTNWRVSGPKGAAAILDMKDKTLFAKMKRLGIEKEVRLKKS from the coding sequence ATGAGTGAGGATATTCCTTTTCAGGTGTTCCGGGAGCAATTTTTTAAAAACCTTCCTTATAAAATTATGTGGATGGATGAGTCCGGCAAGATCATTTATGCCAACAGCAAATTTTTAAAGCGTCTCGGCTATACCCGAAAAGAGGTTGAAAAGCTTAGCATATTTGATATAAATCCCACCTCTACGCAGGATAGTTGGCAAACCCATTGGCAAAAAGTACGCGAGGAAGGTGTGTATAGCTTTAAGGCTGTTCATCAAACCAAAAAGGGAGAATTCTATGATGTGGAGATTTCTTCCCATTTTTTCTCAAATAATGGAAAAGAAATCATAGCGGCCATTGTCAACGACATTTCCGAATCGAGCTTTTACAAGAATCTATTGAACCATGCCGAACGGATGGCCAATGTTGGAGGATGGAAACTGAACCTGCAGGACGGCTCCCTGGTGGTTACCAAACAGGCCCTTGAGATTTTTGAAACCGATAACAAAGAAGACCTCTTACCGGGAAAAGTAATCCATTTGTTCCAGGAATCGGAGGAACTCAAAACCTTATTGAGCAAGGCCATCCGTAACGGTGCCTCTTATGATGTGGTCCTCACCATTAATGGTGTTGCCGGGCATTCAAAATATGTCCGTTGCGTTACCGAGCCCATTGTACAAAAAGATAAGATCGTCAAAATCATTGGTACCTATCAAGACGTCACCCCCCAAAAAGAACATGAATTGGGATTAAAACTTTACAAAGAGATCATTGACAATGCCCCGGATTTGATTTACATCTGGGATATCCATGGCAAATTATTGCAGTACAACGAGGCCGTTCCCAAAAATCTTGGGTATGCAAAAAGTGAACTTAATGATTTTTATATCTATGATCTGGATGAAAAAATCACCCCAGAATGGTGGAGGGAGCATTTTATGGAACTAATCGAAAAGAAAGTGTTGAATTTGGATTGGTTGATCACGAGAAAGGACTTCACAAAATTTCCTGCCAGTATAACCGCAAACCATTTAACATATCAAGGGCAAAACCTGAACTGTGCCATTATTAGGGATGTCACCCAAAAAAACAAAAGGGACAAGGCGCTTTTTGAGGCCCTGGAAGAAATTAAATCCCTTAAAACACAACTCGAAATTGAAAACGAATACCTGAAGGAGGAGATAAAGCAGGAGGTAAATTTTGATAATATCATCTGCCAAAGTGATGAATATCGGGAAGTGCTTGAAAAAGTTAATCAGGTAGCCCCTACGGACACCACAGTTCTTATTACCGGTGAATCCGGGACCGGAAAGGAATTATTGGCCCGCGCCGTTCATGACAACAGTCAACGAAAGGAAAAGCCATTGATAAAAGTGAATGCCGCCACATTGCCTTCCGAGCTCATTGAAAGTGAATTGTTCGGACACAAAAAAGGAGCCTTTACCGGGGCCACCGAAAACAAGGTTGGTAAGTTTAGCCTGGCCGACGGGGGAACGATATTTTTGGATGAAATTGGCGAGTTGCCGTTGGATTTACAACCGAAATTATTACGTGTTATCCAAGAGGGTGAATTTGACCTTTTGGGCGGAACCAAAACGGAAAAGGTCAATGTGAGGATTGTTGCCGCTACCAATCGGAATTTGGAAAAAATGGTCAAGGACGGGAAGTTTCGGGAAGACCTTTTTTATCGCCTGAACGTCTTTCCCATTCATAACATTCCGCTTCGTGAGCGCAAGGACGATATTCCCTTATTGGCGCAATACTTTTTGAAAAAATATTCCGCACGGGCCGGTAAATCCTTTAAGCGATTGAGCAAAAAGACCATCGCCGCTTTGATGAACTACACCTTTCCAGGAAATATCAGGGAGTTGGAGAACCTTATCGAACGTGCCGTCATTATTGAAAACGGCACCATTTTGAACCCCGGCACCTGGATTCCGAATGGTGGGGCCGCGGAATTCAAGGAAGACCTCAAATCGTTTGAGGCCATGCAGCGCGATTATATCATCAAAGTATTGGAGAAAACCAATTGGCGGGTCAGTGGTCCAAAAGGTGCTGCGGCCATTTTGGATATGAAGGACAAAACCCTTTTTGCCAAAATGAAACGATTGGGGATTGAGAAGGAAGTCCGTTTAAAAAAATCCTGA
- a CDS encoding pirin family protein: METKTATTVLHKADTRGKANHGWLKSHHSFSFANYYNPERMNFGVLRVLNDDVVSAGMGFGTHPHNNMEIISIPLEGDLEHKDSMGTSAIIKQGDVQVMSAGTGILHSEYNANKNKEVKFLQIWVVPNKQGVEPRYDQITLNLEDRKNTLQQILSPNADDAGVWIHQNAWFHMTSLEEGNSLHYQVNDAKNNGVYAFVLEGKVTINGQQLEERDGFGLWDIENLEISADANTELLLMEVPMDL, translated from the coding sequence ATGGAAACAAAAACAGCAACTACCGTATTACATAAGGCAGATACCAGGGGTAAGGCCAACCATGGTTGGTTAAAGTCCCACCACTCGTTCAGTTTTGCCAACTACTACAATCCCGAGAGAATGAATTTCGGCGTACTTCGGGTATTGAATGATGACGTGGTCTCCGCAGGAATGGGTTTTGGTACCCATCCACACAACAATATGGAAATCATCTCCATTCCGCTGGAAGGCGATTTGGAACACAAGGACAGTATGGGTACTTCCGCGATCATTAAACAGGGCGATGTACAAGTGATGAGTGCAGGAACCGGAATCCTTCACAGCGAATACAACGCCAATAAGAACAAAGAGGTAAAATTTCTCCAAATCTGGGTAGTTCCCAATAAGCAGGGAGTTGAACCACGATATGACCAGATTACCCTTAATCTGGAGGACAGAAAAAATACGTTACAACAGATTCTTTCCCCCAATGCGGATGATGCCGGGGTATGGATCCACCAAAACGCATGGTTCCATATGACTTCCCTGGAAGAAGGCAACTCATTGCATTATCAAGTGAACGATGCCAAAAACAATGGGGTATATGCCTTTGTCCTTGAAGGTAAGGTGACCATCAATGGCCAACAACTGGAAGAAAGGGATGGCTTTGGACTCTGGGATATCGAAAATCTGGAAATCTCAGCCGATGCCAATACCGAGTTGTTACTGATGGAGGTCCCCATGGACCTTTAA
- a CDS encoding hydrolase, with amino-acid sequence MRTFNVFMLALFVSAQTFGQWTQYAPNPVNDPANAAEQVLHPGNHALLLIDHEGQMAFAVESQPIEELRNNAGLIAGASKLFEVPTIITTVAEKQFSGPIFPEIREYYPDESTYIDRTTMNSWEDKNFVKAVEATGKKKLVMAGLWTEVCINLAALSALEDGYEVYVISDASGAVSQEAHDMAMARMIQAGVIPMTSMQYMLEVYRDWARSDQYIQVNELAKRYGGAYGLGIDYIKTMQKWAKEGEGNH; translated from the coding sequence ATGAGAACCTTTAATGTATTCATGTTAGCACTATTTGTAAGTGCCCAAACCTTTGGACAATGGACGCAATACGCCCCAAATCCAGTAAATGATCCGGCAAATGCAGCGGAGCAAGTATTACATCCAGGAAACCATGCCTTGCTTCTTATCGATCATGAAGGTCAAATGGCATTTGCGGTAGAGTCGCAGCCTATTGAGGAATTGCGCAACAATGCCGGTTTAATTGCTGGCGCATCAAAACTTTTTGAAGTGCCCACGATTATTACCACAGTGGCCGAAAAACAGTTTTCGGGCCCGATTTTCCCAGAAATCAGGGAATACTACCCCGATGAGTCCACCTACATCGATAGAACAACAATGAACTCTTGGGAAGACAAGAATTTTGTGAAGGCCGTTGAAGCTACTGGAAAGAAAAAGCTCGTAATGGCGGGCCTTTGGACGGAAGTATGTATCAATCTTGCTGCCTTGTCGGCTCTTGAAGATGGTTACGAAGTCTATGTTATCTCCGATGCCTCTGGGGCGGTATCACAAGAAGCACATGACATGGCCATGGCGAGAATGATCCAGGCCGGAGTCATTCCGATGACTTCAATGCAATATATGTTGGAAGTCTACAGGGATTGGGCGCGCTCCGATCAATATATACAAGTGAACGAGCTTGCCAAAAGATATGGTGGGGCCTATGGTTTGGGTATTGACTACATCAAGACCATGCAAAAATGGGCCAAAGAAGGCGAAGGCAATCATTAA